In Anopheles arabiensis isolate DONGOLA chromosome 2, AaraD3, whole genome shotgun sequence, the genomic window GTTTCATTAGGAAGTGAACTTTATATGACAGGAAATGCACCCGTTTTGGACAGGCGTATTTGAAATCTGAATGGAATTTCCAAAGTGCCTGCCCAAAAAAGAATTTTCTCTTCTTGGATGAAAGAGTTCAAACGAAAGTGTCCCTAAATATTGAGAAACcctgagaaaccctgtaatgcagAAGGAAATGCCAATGTATTACAGGAAAACCAATCTTACCTCTAACATTTTTTGATTAGTTTCATTAACACCATGTTCCTTCTCCAGTCGTTGGCTCATCTGGAACAGTTCGCGACCGAACTCTAGCATCCGCTCGACACCCGATTTTGCCGTGGCACTCGTCGATTTACAGTTTGGCGATAGCGATGAGTCCACGTCTACAAGGcatagaaacaacaacaacaaaacagaaacacacacaagcgcgatCATTAGATTCGATTGGCCATGCTGTTGCCGTGTCTCGATGACGATGATCTTTTTACCCATATCTTCATCCCGGCCGGTGTCcgcctcttcctcttcctcttctaccAGTTCGTTCGTGTTCGTTCGATTGGCGGCACTGCCGTTTTTGTAACCATTCGTGGCGCTATTATTGCTGTGGCCGTTCTCCATCTCGACGTCGTTCGAGTAGTCGTCTTCGATGCAGCTGCcattattgttgttggtgttattACTGTAATTTTAACCGAAAAATTGTTGGCTTGGTTAGAAGTGATGCCACAATGATGCCGAGGGTGCGCGAGCGGCGCCGTTTGTGATTTTTCTTTACCTGAGGACGTTATTTTTTAAGTATCCCTGATTGTCAGCATTATCCGGAATAATGGTGTTACCGTTTTGATAACTTTTTGTTGATTGTATCACCGATGTTTGCACTGGGCTCGTACGCGACGAAGGAGTACCCTGCGCGCAcgatggatgaaaaaaaaaacacaaatgttGGTATAAGTTGTGAAATGATAAGGTTTTGGATTCGGTTCGATTCTTGCGCCAGAACCGAACCGCCAAGTACTTACTAGGTCAAAGTCAGATCCGTTCACCATCTCGATAAACTGTCGGCACTTTAGCATAAACAGCAGATTTTGATTCGACTCTAGCAGACCCGGATAGAGACGAATGGTCTGTTCGATCGCTTGTCCCATGCGGCCGGAAAgcactagttttatgatttctACCAAAAAATAATGGATGAGGAGGATGTAGTGAAGCACGAAACCGGGGGACAAGGTGCCAGGGCCGTGTACTTACTTTGTCGATTTTTAATCGATGTCATGTCTTCCTGTAATGTTTGGCCCGCGCTCCGGGCGAACGTTTCCGCCGTCGAGCTGTACCCGTGATGGACCAGATAGGAGGAAACCATTTTGTGCAGGATCACCGTCCAGTCGCCCTGATCGTCCGGCAGTGGGAAGTTGTAGATGGTGGCCTTCGTGCTGGCCCGCAGCTCTTTCAGCATGTCCTCGATGTCGAACTTGAACGGTTCCTGACCGAAGTTGGCATCGACTACCTCGCCGGGCGTCTGCAGACCGACCGTCGGGTATAACCGGGGCTGAAAGCAAGAGAGCGAGGCACAACATTAGCTTGGGTTTGCATTTTGGTGAGGGAAAGTCTGACCACCACCAACTGTGCGCTTACCGGCAGATCTCTGAAAGCGATGCCCAGATGGTGGCCGTTCTTGGTGTAGAAACACGTATTGTCGACCAGATTGACGCCACAACCAATAATATCACCGGTGGTAAAGGTGGGCCCGTACGGTTGCCCATTGCCGGACGAGCAGAACGAGTGACCGTCGTCACCGTGGTAGCCGTACGATTGCTTGTCCCACCCGGGCAGACGATTCATCTTGAAGTTG contains:
- the LOC120908482 gene encoding ran-binding protein 9; translation: MADNAPAAAASSVKCSSDGGQPRDSLLMSSSRMFNPNNNVQQQGASGSGNSGTTPGGGVGGAGGAAAAAGPNAAAAGPIDRLRMLYPNVNEAVDPLPRSWSLQDKCSTIGLTQNNLRVHYKGIGKSHTDAASVRTAYPIPAACGLYYFEVKIISKGRDGYMGIGLTHTNFKMNRLPGWDKQSYGYHGDDGHSFCSSGNGQPYGPTFTTGDIIGCGVNLVDNTCFYTKNGHHLGIAFRDLPPRLYPTVGLQTPGEVVDANFGQEPFKFDIEDMLKELRASTKATIYNFPLPDDQGDWTVILHKMVSSYLVHHGYSSTAETFARSAGQTLQEDMTSIKNRQKIIKLVLSGRMGQAIEQTIRLYPGLLESNQNLLFMLKCRQFIEMVNGSDFDLGTPSSRTSPVQTSVIQSTKSYQNGNTIIPDNADNQGYLKNNVLSNNTNNNNGSCIEDDYSNDVEMENGHSNNSATNGYKNGSAANRTNTNELVEEEEEEADTGRDEDMDVDSSLSPNCKSTSATAKSGVERMLEFGRELFQMSQRLEKEHGVNETNQKMLEDAFSLLAYSNPWASPLGWQLCPSRREAVCAALNSAILESMNYSWRPPLEVCIAHACELLRLMSSSSLGACAFVSVDDILAQQQQH